A genomic region of Mycobacterium senriense contains the following coding sequences:
- the nusG gene encoding transcription termination/antitermination protein NusG — MTTFDGDPSAGEAVDVDEAAQAQATDTSAAAEVTDATSDETAEAADETAEAAEATDESAEEADPAATLKAELRSKPGDWYVIHSYAGYENKVKANLETRVQNLDVGDYIFQVEVPTEEVTEIKNGQRKQVNRKVLPGYILVRMDLTDDSWAAVRNTPGVTGFVGATSRPSALTLDDVVKFLLPRGATKKAAKGAATTAAAAEVGGLERPAIEVDYEVGESVTVMDGPFATLPATISEVNGEQQKLKVLVSIFGRETPVELTFSQVSKL, encoded by the coding sequence GTGACTACCTTCGACGGTGACCCGTCCGCGGGTGAAGCGGTCGACGTGGACGAAGCCGCGCAGGCGCAGGCCACGGACACCTCTGCAGCCGCTGAGGTCACCGACGCAACTTCCGACGAGACGGCCGAGGCTGCCGACGAGACGGCCGAGGCCGCCGAGGCGACCGACGAGTCGGCCGAAGAGGCCGACCCGGCCGCCACGCTCAAGGCGGAGCTGCGCAGCAAACCCGGTGACTGGTATGTCATCCACTCCTACGCGGGATACGAGAACAAGGTCAAAGCCAACCTCGAAACCCGTGTGCAGAACCTCGATGTCGGTGACTACATCTTCCAGGTGGAGGTGCCCACCGAAGAGGTCACCGAGATCAAGAATGGTCAGCGCAAGCAGGTCAATCGCAAGGTGCTGCCCGGCTACATCCTGGTGCGCATGGACCTGACCGACGACTCGTGGGCCGCGGTGCGCAACACCCCGGGCGTCACCGGGTTCGTCGGGGCGACCTCGCGTCCGTCGGCGCTGACGCTCGACGACGTGGTGAAGTTCCTGCTGCCGCGCGGCGCGACCAAGAAGGCCGCCAAGGGTGCGGCCACCACGGCCGCCGCCGCCGAGGTCGGCGGGCTGGAACGCCCGGCCATCGAGGTCGACTACGAGGTCGGCGAATCGGTGACGGTCATGGACGGCCCGTTCGCGACGCTGCCGGCCACCATCAGCGAGGTCAACGGCGAACAGCAGAAGCTCAAGGTGCTGGTGTCGATCTTCGGCCGCGAAACCCCGGTCGAGTTGACGTTCAGCCAGGTCTCCAAGCTCTAA
- a CDS encoding DinB family protein, translating to MADERSALREFLAFHQSAFFAVSHGLTDDQARSTPSVSALSIGGLVKHATGMQRSWMTRVAAAPDAPPKDPRPFEQIAAEFADQHVMRPDETLAGLLGAFEAQNATSLRLVETADLDAAVPVPRDIPWFPKNQESWSVRWVILHVINELARHAGHADIIRETIDGATMYELIAAREDWAIEGWVQPWKSGDGRARPS from the coding sequence GTGGCCGACGAACGCAGCGCCCTGCGCGAATTCCTGGCGTTTCACCAGAGCGCGTTTTTCGCCGTCAGCCATGGCCTCACCGACGATCAGGCCCGCTCCACGCCCTCGGTCAGCGCGCTGTCGATCGGCGGCCTGGTCAAGCACGCGACCGGGATGCAGCGCAGCTGGATGACGCGCGTCGCCGCCGCGCCGGACGCGCCGCCGAAAGACCCGCGGCCGTTCGAGCAGATCGCCGCGGAGTTCGCCGACCAACACGTGATGCGGCCCGACGAGACGCTGGCCGGGCTGCTGGGGGCGTTCGAGGCGCAGAACGCGACCTCGCTGCGGCTGGTGGAGACCGCCGACTTGGACGCCGCGGTGCCCGTTCCGCGGGACATTCCGTGGTTTCCCAAGAACCAGGAGTCCTGGTCGGTGCGCTGGGTGATCCTGCACGTGATCAACGAGCTGGCCCGGCATGCCGGGCATGCCGACATCATCCGGGAGACGATCGATGGCGCCACCATGTACGAGTTGATCGCCGCGCGGGAGGACTGGGCGATCGAGGGCTGGGTGCAGCCCTGGAAAAGTGGGGACGGCCGCGCGCGTCCGAGTTAG
- a CDS encoding RNA polymerase sigma factor, with protein sequence MADLDGVFRREWGPAVAALARWSGDLTVAEDAVQEACAEALRTWPRDGMPESPGGWLVTVGRNRARDRLRRESSRPGKELAAVVDDIRARTDHTDPHPVRDDELRMMFTCAHPALDRQSQLALTLRLVSGLTVGEIARALLQSEAAIGQRITRAKNKVRHANIPLRVPPAELLPERTPHVFGCVYSVFTEGYWSTAGPSAIRDDLCDEGIRLGAELCALLPDEPEAHALSALMLLHDSRRATRVDDSGMLVPLEDQDRRRWDRQRISRGLERLRRARGSTGAYLPQAVIAAVHATAPSWERTDWVTICAAYDRLSGLTGSPVVAANRALAIGFRDGPDAGLAALDKVAHDPRLARSNLVATVRADLLRRAGRPADALRWYREALESNGSEPGRAFLRRRIVECGG encoded by the coding sequence ATGGCCGACCTGGACGGCGTCTTCCGCCGGGAATGGGGCCCGGCCGTGGCCGCGCTCGCGCGGTGGTCGGGTGACCTCACCGTCGCCGAGGACGCCGTCCAGGAGGCCTGCGCCGAGGCGCTGCGCACCTGGCCGCGCGACGGCATGCCCGAAAGCCCGGGCGGCTGGCTGGTGACCGTCGGCCGTAACCGCGCCCGGGACCGGTTGCGCCGCGAATCGTCGCGCCCCGGAAAGGAATTGGCGGCTGTGGTGGACGACATCAGGGCGCGCACCGATCACACCGATCCGCATCCGGTACGCGACGACGAATTGCGGATGATGTTCACCTGTGCCCACCCGGCGCTGGACCGGCAATCGCAGTTGGCCCTCACGCTGCGGTTGGTGTCCGGTTTGACCGTCGGCGAGATCGCGAGGGCGCTCCTGCAGTCCGAGGCGGCCATCGGTCAGCGAATCACGCGCGCCAAGAACAAGGTTCGGCACGCCAACATCCCGCTGCGGGTGCCACCGGCGGAGCTGCTGCCCGAGCGCACTCCGCACGTGTTCGGTTGCGTCTATTCGGTGTTCACCGAGGGCTACTGGTCGACAGCCGGCCCGTCGGCCATCCGCGACGACCTGTGCGACGAAGGGATCCGGCTGGGCGCCGAGCTGTGCGCGCTGCTGCCCGACGAGCCCGAGGCGCACGCCCTGTCCGCCCTGATGCTGCTGCACGATTCGCGGCGCGCGACCCGGGTGGACGACAGCGGGATGCTGGTGCCGCTTGAGGACCAGGACCGGCGCCGCTGGGACCGGCAGCGCATTTCACGCGGGCTCGAGCGGTTGCGTCGCGCCCGGGGCTCGACGGGGGCCTATCTGCCCCAGGCCGTGATCGCGGCGGTGCATGCCACGGCACCGTCCTGGGAGCGGACCGACTGGGTGACCATCTGCGCCGCCTACGACCGGCTGTCCGGATTGACCGGCTCGCCGGTGGTGGCCGCCAACCGCGCACTGGCGATCGGATTCCGCGATGGTCCCGACGCCGGACTGGCCGCCCTGGACAAGGTGGCACACGATCCGCGGCTGGCCCGGTCCAATCTCGTCGCGACGGTGCGCGCCGACCTGCTGCGGCGCGCGGGCAGACCCGCCGATGCGCTGCGGTGGTATCGAGAGGCGTTGGAGTCCAACGGATCCGAGCCCGGCCGCGCGTTTCTGCGGCGGCGCATCGTCGAGTGCGGGGGTTAG
- a CDS encoding YciI family protein produces MQYFALLISKEQDRTPDDAATAMAAWENFHAKAGSAIKAGDALAPAAAAAVITGGPDAPTVTDGPFAEAAEVACGYYVFEAENLDEALALARDVPIAAFGAVELWPVVHSIEPARELTGNDWLALLLEPPATAHTPGTPEWEAVAAKHADLHVAAGDHVLGGAALHDRSTATTVRVRDGEVLITDGPYVEGAEIATGIYLLGAVDRDEAIKIASMIPASTVQVRQLAGVSGL; encoded by the coding sequence ATGCAGTACTTCGCCCTGTTGATCAGCAAGGAACAGGACCGTACGCCCGACGATGCCGCCACCGCGATGGCGGCCTGGGAGAACTTCCACGCCAAGGCCGGTTCGGCGATCAAGGCCGGTGACGCGCTGGCCCCCGCCGCGGCCGCGGCGGTGATCACCGGCGGCCCGGACGCGCCGACCGTCACCGACGGCCCCTTCGCCGAGGCCGCCGAGGTTGCGTGCGGCTACTACGTCTTTGAAGCCGAAAACCTGGACGAGGCGCTGGCACTGGCGCGTGACGTCCCGATCGCCGCGTTCGGGGCGGTGGAGCTGTGGCCGGTGGTCCACTCGATCGAGCCGGCACGCGAGCTGACCGGCAACGACTGGCTCGCGCTCCTGCTGGAACCGCCCGCCACCGCCCACACGCCGGGCACCCCCGAGTGGGAGGCGGTGGCCGCCAAGCACGCGGATCTGCACGTCGCCGCCGGCGATCACGTGCTCGGCGGCGCCGCGTTGCACGACCGCTCCACGGCGACGACCGTGCGGGTGCGCGACGGCGAGGTCCTCATCACGGACGGCCCCTATGTCGAGGGCGCCGAGATCGCGACCGGCATCTACCTGCTGGGCGCCGTCGACCGCGACGAGGCGATCAAGATCGCGTCGATGATCCCCGCCTCGACCGTGCAGGTGCGCCAACTGGCGGGCGTCTCCGGCCTGTAG
- the hadB gene encoding (3R)-hydroxyacyl-ACP dehydratase subunit HadB, producing the protein MPLREFSSVQVGDLLPEKIYPLTRQDLVNYAGVSGDLNPIHWDDEMAKVVGLDTAIAHGMLTMGIGGGYVTAWIGDPGAVTEYNVRFTAVVPVPNDGKGAELVFNGRVKSADPETKSVTIALTATTGGKKIFGRAIASAVLA; encoded by the coding sequence ATGCCACTGCGTGAGTTCAGCTCCGTGCAGGTGGGTGACCTACTTCCGGAGAAGATCTACCCGCTGACCCGACAGGATCTGGTGAATTACGCGGGCGTCTCTGGCGACTTGAATCCCATCCACTGGGACGACGAGATGGCCAAGGTCGTCGGCCTGGACACCGCGATCGCGCACGGCATGCTGACCATGGGCATCGGCGGCGGCTATGTCACCGCGTGGATCGGCGACCCGGGTGCCGTGACCGAGTACAACGTGCGGTTCACCGCCGTGGTGCCGGTACCCAACGACGGGAAAGGCGCCGAACTGGTCTTCAACGGCCGGGTCAAGTCCGCCGATCCCGAGACCAAGTCCGTGACCATCGCGCTCACGGCCACCACCGGCGGCAAGAAGATCTTCGGCAGGGCCATCGCGTCCGCAGTACTCGCATAG
- the mmaA4 gene encoding hydroxymycolate synthase MmaA4, with protein sequence MAEQPTSPTKTRTRSEDIQAHYDVSDDFFGLFQDPSRIYSCAYFERDDMSLEEAQYAKIDLNLDKLDLKPGMTLLDIGCGWGTTMKRAVERFDVNVIGLTLSKNQHARAQALLESIDTGRSRQVRLQNWEDFSEPVDRIVSIEAFEHFGHENYDDFFKRTFDIMPDDGRMTVQSSVSYHPSDLHARGKKLTFETARFIKFIVTEIFPGGRLPSTQMMVDHGVKAGFVVPEPLSLRPHYIKTLHIWGDTLESNRDKAIEVTSEEVYNRYIKYLRGCEHYFSDEMLDVSLVTYLKPGASN encoded by the coding sequence ATGGCTGAGCAACCGACTAGCCCGACGAAGACGCGGACGCGTTCGGAGGACATCCAGGCGCATTACGACGTCTCCGACGACTTCTTCGGCCTGTTCCAGGACCCCTCCCGGATCTACAGCTGCGCCTACTTCGAGCGCGACGACATGAGCCTGGAAGAGGCCCAGTACGCCAAGATCGACCTCAACCTGGACAAGCTGGACCTCAAGCCGGGCATGACCCTGCTGGATATCGGCTGCGGGTGGGGCACCACCATGAAGCGCGCCGTCGAGCGGTTCGACGTCAACGTCATCGGCCTGACGCTGTCCAAGAACCAGCACGCCCGCGCCCAGGCGTTGCTCGAGTCCATCGACACCGGCCGCTCGCGCCAGGTCCGCCTGCAGAACTGGGAGGACTTCAGCGAGCCCGTCGACCGCATCGTGTCGATCGAGGCCTTCGAGCACTTCGGCCACGAGAACTACGACGACTTCTTCAAGCGGACCTTCGACATCATGCCCGACGACGGCCGGATGACCGTTCAGAGCAGTGTCAGTTACCACCCCAGCGATCTGCACGCCCGCGGCAAGAAGCTGACGTTCGAGACGGCGCGGTTCATCAAGTTCATCGTCACCGAGATCTTCCCGGGCGGCCGGCTGCCGTCCACCCAGATGATGGTCGATCACGGAGTGAAGGCGGGATTTGTTGTACCCGAACCGCTTTCGCTGCGGCCGCACTACATCAAGACGCTGCACATCTGGGGCGACACACTGGAGTCGAACCGGGACAAGGCCATCGAGGTCACCTCCGAAGAGGTCTACAACCGCTACATCAAGTACCTGCGCGGCTGCGAGCACTACTTCAGCGACGAGATGCTCGATGTCAGCCTGGTGACCTACCTCAAGCCGGGCGCCTCGAACTAG
- the hadC gene encoding (3R)-hydroxyacyl-ACP dehydratase subunit HadC has translation MALKTDIRGMIWRYPDYFVVGREQLRQFALAIKNRHPAHYEEDAAAELGHDAIVAPLTYGTIFAKLVQLDFFRHVDIGMETLVIVQVDQRFVFSKPIKAGDKLWARMDVQSVDERFGADIVVTKNICTNEHGEVVMEGYTTLMGQYADNSANLRWDPESGQVVRTA, from the coding sequence ATGGCGCTCAAAACAGACATCAGGGGAATGATCTGGCGCTACCCCGACTACTTCGTTGTGGGGCGGGAACAACTGCGCCAGTTCGCGCTTGCCATCAAAAACCGCCACCCGGCCCACTACGAGGAAGACGCCGCCGCCGAACTCGGCCACGACGCGATCGTCGCGCCGCTGACCTACGGGACCATCTTCGCCAAGCTGGTCCAGCTGGACTTCTTCCGGCACGTCGACATCGGCATGGAAACGCTGGTGATCGTCCAGGTCGACCAGCGGTTCGTGTTCTCCAAGCCGATCAAGGCCGGCGACAAGCTGTGGGCCCGCATGGACGTCCAGTCGGTGGACGAGCGCTTCGGCGCCGACATCGTCGTCACCAAGAACATCTGCACCAACGAGCACGGTGAGGTGGTCATGGAGGGCTACACCACGCTGATGGGCCAGTACGCCGACAACTCCGCGAACCTGCGCTGGGACCCAGAGTCCGGCCAGGTCGTCAGAACGGCGTGA
- the hadA gene encoding (3R)-hydroxyacyl-ACP dehydratase subunit HadA encodes MHYRYPDHYEVEREKIREYATAVQNDDGSFFEEEAAAELGYKGLLAPLTFVCVFGYQAQTAFFKYANVAVQDAQIVQVDQVLKYFAPLKAGDKLYCDVYVDSMRVSHGTQIIVTKNVITNDAGDVVQETYTTLAGRAGEDGEEGFTDATA; translated from the coding sequence ATGCACTACCGCTACCCCGATCACTACGAGGTGGAGCGGGAGAAGATCCGCGAATACGCGACGGCCGTGCAGAACGACGACGGCTCGTTCTTCGAGGAAGAGGCGGCGGCCGAACTCGGCTACAAGGGGCTGCTCGCCCCGTTGACGTTTGTCTGCGTGTTCGGTTACCAGGCACAGACGGCCTTCTTCAAATACGCCAACGTCGCCGTCCAGGACGCGCAGATCGTCCAGGTCGACCAGGTGCTGAAGTACTTCGCCCCGCTCAAGGCCGGGGACAAGCTGTACTGCGACGTCTATGTGGACTCGATGCGCGTGTCGCACGGCACCCAGATCATCGTCACCAAGAATGTCATCACCAACGACGCCGGTGACGTCGTGCAAGAGACCTACACGACCCTGGCGGGCCGTGCGGGCGAGGATGGAGAAGAGGGATTTACTGATGCCACTGCGTGA
- the rplA gene encoding 50S ribosomal protein L1 yields MSKNSKAYRAAAEKVDRDNLYSPLEAAKLAKETSSSKQDSTVEVAIRLGVDPRKADQMVRGTVNLPHGTGKTARVAVFAVGDKAEQAQAAGADIVGSDDLIEKIQGGFLDFDAAIATPDQMAKVGRIARILGPRGLMPNPKTGTVTPDVAKAVADIKGGKINFRVDKQANLHFVIGKASFDEKALAENYGAALDEVLRLKPSASKGRYLKKIVVSTTTGPGIPVDPAVTRNFSES; encoded by the coding sequence GTGAGCAAGAACAGCAAGGCATACCGCGCCGCCGCCGAAAAGGTGGACCGCGACAACCTGTACTCCCCGCTGGAGGCGGCCAAGCTCGCCAAGGAGACGTCGTCGAGCAAGCAGGACTCCACCGTCGAGGTGGCGATCCGGCTCGGCGTCGACCCGCGCAAGGCCGACCAGATGGTCCGCGGCACGGTCAACCTTCCGCACGGCACCGGCAAGACCGCCCGCGTCGCGGTGTTCGCGGTCGGCGACAAGGCCGAGCAGGCCCAGGCGGCCGGCGCCGACATCGTCGGCAGCGACGACCTGATCGAGAAGATCCAGGGCGGGTTCCTCGACTTCGACGCCGCCATCGCCACGCCGGACCAGATGGCCAAGGTCGGTCGCATCGCCCGGATCCTCGGGCCGCGCGGCCTGATGCCGAACCCCAAGACCGGCACCGTGACCCCCGACGTCGCCAAGGCCGTCGCCGACATCAAGGGCGGCAAGATCAACTTCCGGGTGGACAAGCAGGCCAACCTGCACTTCGTGATCGGCAAGGCCTCGTTCGACGAGAAGGCCCTGGCCGAGAACTACGGCGCCGCACTGGATGAGGTGCTGCGGCTCAAGCCGTCAGCCTCCAAGGGCCGCTACCTGAAGAAGATCGTGGTCTCGACGACGACCGGACCGGGCATCCCGGTCGACCCGGCCGTCACCCGCAACTTCTCGGAGTCCTAA
- the secE gene encoding preprotein translocase subunit SecE → MSDEGDVANDAASDGTDKEDGRASGGRTAVVTRPQRPTGKRSRQRAAEAGEDAESADDVEAATSEKTKKGAKARKAAKTRVGDHRVNPFVFVYNYLKQVVAEMRKVIWPNRKQMLTYTSVVLAFLAFMVALVGLADFGLTKLVLLVFG, encoded by the coding sequence GTGAGCGACGAAGGCGACGTTGCCAACGACGCCGCAAGCGACGGCACTGACAAAGAGGACGGCCGCGCGAGCGGCGGTCGGACGGCGGTGGTGACGCGGCCACAGCGCCCCACGGGCAAGCGTTCCCGGCAGCGGGCTGCCGAGGCCGGCGAAGACGCCGAGTCGGCGGACGACGTCGAGGCCGCCACGTCGGAGAAGACCAAGAAGGGCGCCAAAGCCAGGAAGGCCGCAAAGACCAGGGTCGGCGACCATCGGGTCAACCCCTTCGTGTTCGTCTACAACTACCTCAAGCAGGTCGTTGCAGAGATGCGGAAGGTCATCTGGCCCAACCGCAAGCAGATGCTCACTTACACCTCCGTTGTGCTGGCTTTCCTGGCCTTCATGGTGGCGCTGGTCGGCCTGGCGGATTTCGGCCTGACCAAGCTGGTGCTGTTGGTGTTCGGTTGA
- a CDS encoding ABC1 kinase family protein — MSSAKHREGAKLDRVPLPVEAARVAVTGWQVTRTAARIVTKLPGRGPWQQKVIKQLPQTFADLGPTYVKFGQIIASSPGAFGESLSREFRGLLDRVPPADAGEVHTLFVEDLGGDPSELFAEWDETPFASASIAQVHYATLHSGEEVVVKIQRPGIRRRVAADLQILKRFAQAVELAKLGRRLSAQDVVADFSDNLAEELNFRLEAQSMEAWVSHLHASPLGRNIRVPQVFWDFTSDRVLTMERVHGIRIDDVAAIRKAGFDGTDLVKALLFSLFEGGLRHGLFHGDLHAGNLYVDDRGRIVFFDFGIMGRIDPRTRWLLRELVYALLVKKDHAAAGKIVVLMGAVGTMKPEAEAAKDLEKFATPLTMSTLGDMSYADIGRQLSTLADAYDVKLPRELVLIGKQFLYVERYMKLLAPKWQMMSDPQLTGYFANFMVEVSREHSSDVEV, encoded by the coding sequence ATGAGCTCCGCTAAACATCGAGAGGGCGCCAAGCTCGACCGGGTGCCGTTGCCGGTCGAAGCGGCCCGGGTTGCCGTGACAGGTTGGCAGGTCACCCGCACCGCCGCTCGCATCGTCACCAAGCTGCCCGGCAGGGGTCCGTGGCAGCAGAAGGTGATCAAGCAGCTCCCCCAGACCTTCGCCGACCTGGGACCGACGTACGTCAAGTTCGGCCAGATCATCGCGTCCAGTCCCGGCGCGTTCGGTGAATCGCTGTCCCGGGAGTTCCGCGGCCTGCTCGACCGGGTGCCGCCCGCCGACGCCGGCGAGGTGCACACACTCTTCGTCGAAGACCTCGGCGGTGACCCGTCCGAGTTGTTCGCCGAATGGGACGAGACGCCGTTCGCGTCGGCGTCCATCGCGCAGGTGCACTACGCCACCCTGCACAGCGGCGAGGAGGTCGTCGTCAAGATCCAGCGGCCGGGCATCCGGCGCCGGGTCGCGGCCGACCTGCAGATCCTCAAGCGTTTCGCCCAGGCCGTCGAACTGGCCAAGCTGGGCCGCCGGCTCTCGGCGCAGGACGTGGTCGCCGACTTCTCCGACAACCTGGCCGAGGAGCTGAACTTCCGGCTGGAGGCGCAGTCGATGGAGGCGTGGGTGTCCCACCTGCACGCCTCCCCGCTGGGCCGCAACATCCGGGTGCCGCAGGTGTTCTGGGACTTCACCAGCGACCGGGTGCTGACCATGGAGCGGGTGCACGGCATCCGGATCGACGACGTCGCCGCCATCCGCAAGGCCGGCTTCGACGGAACCGACTTGGTCAAGGCGCTGCTGTTCTCGCTGTTCGAGGGCGGGCTGCGGCACGGGCTGTTCCACGGTGACCTGCACGCCGGCAACCTCTACGTCGACGACCGGGGCCGCATCGTCTTCTTCGACTTCGGGATCATGGGCCGCATCGACCCACGCACCCGCTGGCTGCTGCGCGAGCTGGTGTACGCGCTGCTGGTCAAGAAGGACCACGCGGCGGCGGGCAAGATCGTCGTGCTGATGGGCGCCGTCGGCACCATGAAGCCGGAGGCCGAGGCCGCCAAGGACCTGGAGAAGTTCGCGACCCCGCTGACCATGTCGACGCTGGGCGACATGTCCTACGCCGACATCGGCCGGCAGCTCTCGACGCTGGCCGACGCCTACGACGTCAAGCTCCCCCGCGAGCTGGTGCTGATCGGCAAGCAATTCCTCTACGTCGAGCGGTACATGAAGCTGCTGGCGCCCAAGTGGCAGATGATGTCGGATCCGCAGCTGACGGGCTATTTCGCGAATTTCATGGTCGAAGTCAGTCGCGAGCACTCCTCCGACGTCGAGGTATAG
- the rplK gene encoding 50S ribosomal protein L11, translating to MAPKKKVVGLIKLQIQAGQANPAPPVGPALGQHGVNIMEFCKAYNAATENQRGQVIPVEITVYEDRSFTFALKTPPAAKLLLKAAGVGKGSAEPHKTKVAKVSWDQVKEIAETKKADLNANDIDAAAKIIAGTARSMGITVE from the coding sequence ATGGCTCCGAAGAAGAAAGTCGTCGGGCTGATCAAGCTTCAGATCCAGGCGGGGCAGGCCAACCCGGCGCCGCCGGTCGGGCCCGCGCTCGGTCAGCATGGTGTCAACATCATGGAGTTCTGCAAGGCGTACAACGCTGCCACGGAGAACCAGCGCGGCCAGGTCATCCCGGTGGAGATCACGGTCTACGAGGACCGCAGCTTCACCTTCGCGCTCAAGACCCCGCCCGCCGCCAAGCTGCTGCTCAAGGCCGCCGGCGTGGGCAAGGGGTCGGCCGAGCCGCACAAGACCAAGGTCGCCAAGGTCAGCTGGGACCAGGTCAAGGAGATCGCCGAGACCAAGAAGGCCGATCTGAACGCCAACGACATCGACGCAGCCGCCAAGATCATCGCCGGCACCGCCCGGTCGATGGGCATCACCGTCGAATAG
- a CDS encoding alpha/beta fold hydrolase — translation MGDIDDPPVLLIMGLGAQLLVWRVGFCEKLVGHGLRVIRYDNRDVGLSSKTQHRSSGQPLVIRLLRSWLGLPSQSGYKLEDMADDAAAVLDHLGIERAHIVGASMGGMIAQIFAARFRARTATLAVIFSSNNSALLPPPAPRALLALLTGPPPDSPREVIIDNAVRVGNIIGGPRYRVPEAQARAEAAEGYDRNYYPQGVARHFGAVLGSGSLRRYNRETTAPTVVIHGRADKLMRPFGGRAVARAIDGARLVTFDGMGHDLPQQLWDQVIDVLTKNFSRAS, via the coding sequence ATGGGCGACATCGACGACCCGCCCGTCCTGCTGATCATGGGACTGGGAGCCCAGCTGCTGGTGTGGCGGGTCGGATTCTGCGAGAAGCTGGTCGGCCACGGTCTGCGCGTCATCCGGTACGACAACCGCGACGTCGGCCTGTCCAGCAAGACCCAGCACCGCAGCTCGGGGCAGCCACTGGTGATCAGGCTGCTGCGGTCCTGGCTGGGTCTGCCCAGCCAGTCGGGCTACAAGCTCGAAGACATGGCCGACGACGCCGCGGCCGTGTTGGATCACCTGGGCATCGAGCGCGCCCACATCGTGGGCGCATCGATGGGCGGCATGATCGCGCAGATCTTCGCCGCGCGATTCCGGGCGCGGACCGCGACGCTGGCGGTCATCTTCTCCAGCAACAATTCGGCGCTGCTGCCGCCGCCGGCCCCCCGCGCGCTGCTGGCACTGCTGACAGGCCCGCCGCCGGACTCGCCGCGCGAGGTGATCATCGACAACGCGGTCCGCGTCGGCAACATCATCGGCGGCCCGCGCTATCGCGTGCCCGAAGCGCAGGCCCGCGCCGAGGCCGCGGAGGGCTACGACCGCAACTACTACCCCCAGGGTGTGGCGCGGCATTTCGGCGCCGTACTGGGCAGCGGCAGCCTGCGCCGCTACAACCGCGAGACCACCGCGCCGACCGTGGTGATCCACGGCCGGGCCGACAAGCTGATGCGGCCGTTCGGGGGGCGCGCCGTGGCGCGCGCCATCGACGGCGCCCGATTGGTGACATTCGACGGAATGGGTCATGATCTTCCACAGCAGTTGTGGGATCAGGTAATCGACGTGCTGACGAAAAACTTCAGCAGGGCCAGCTAG
- a CDS encoding cyclopropane mycolic acid synthase family methyltransferase yields MAKLKPYYEESQATYDISDDFFALFLDPNMVYTCAYFKNDDMTLEEAQLAKIDLALDKMQLEPGMTVLDVGCGWGGAVVRAVEKYDVNVVGITLSRNHYARTKARLAAIPTTRRAEARLQGWEEFDEQVDRIISFEAFDAFKKERWPAFWDWAYATLPEGSRMLMHSIFTYPQSSWKERGVQITMSDLRFLHFLGKEIFPGGHMCGEPDIVDNSRASGFSLEQTQYLQSHYARTLDTWAANLAANRERAIAIQSEEVYDRFMRYLTGCAELFRKGISNVAQYTLTK; encoded by the coding sequence ATGGCTAAGCTGAAGCCGTATTACGAAGAGTCGCAGGCAACATACGACATTTCGGATGACTTCTTCGCGCTGTTCCTCGACCCGAACATGGTGTACACCTGCGCCTACTTCAAGAACGACGACATGACTTTGGAAGAGGCGCAGCTCGCCAAGATCGATCTGGCGCTGGACAAGATGCAACTCGAGCCGGGGATGACGGTGCTCGACGTCGGATGCGGCTGGGGCGGCGCGGTGGTCCGGGCGGTCGAGAAATACGACGTGAACGTCGTTGGCATCACGCTGAGCCGCAACCATTACGCGCGCACCAAGGCGAGGCTGGCCGCGATCCCGACAACGCGGCGCGCCGAGGCCCGGCTGCAGGGTTGGGAAGAGTTCGACGAGCAGGTCGATCGGATCATCAGCTTCGAGGCGTTCGATGCATTCAAAAAAGAACGCTGGCCCGCGTTCTGGGATTGGGCCTATGCGACCCTGCCCGAAGGCAGCCGAATGCTGATGCACAGCATTTTCACGTACCCGCAGTCGTCCTGGAAGGAGCGCGGCGTCCAGATCACGATGTCAGATCTGCGCTTCCTCCATTTCCTCGGCAAGGAAATCTTCCCGGGCGGGCACATGTGCGGCGAACCCGATATCGTCGACAATTCCCGGGCCAGCGGATTCTCGCTCGAGCAGACGCAATATCTGCAGTCGCATTACGCGCGGACGCTGGACACCTGGGCGGCAAATCTCGCGGCCAATCGCGAGCGCGCCATCGCCATCCAGTCCGAAGAGGTCTACGACCGCTTCATGCGCTACCTGACCGGCTGCGCGGAGCTGTTCCGCAAGGGCATCTCCAACGTCGCCCAGTACACGCTCACCAAGTAG